The following nucleotide sequence is from Aspergillus luchuensis IFO 4308 DNA, chromosome 1, nearly complete sequence.
GGGGAAGAAACACGGGGAGAAGGACGAGGTGTCGCTAACTCCGCCTTGGGCATTTCCGCCCTTTGCTCCAGCTCATCTTCCGCCTCCACCGCAAGTAACGTCACTCCCGCCCGCATCGCAGCCACTATGGAGCGCGCGGGATGGGCAATGTCGCACGCCATTGTCCTACATCGTACTCCTAGGTGAATggttgaatgaatgaatgaatgaattaTACATACCTTCAACATGTCCAGTCCAGCtaagaagcgcaagaggGATGATCCCGCATCTGCCTCGCAGCGCACCCGGAGCATAGCGTCATTCTTCCAGGGCCAGGCTGCTAAGCAAGCCGAGAGGACGCAGCAGGAATTTGAAGCTGTGCACGAAGCTCCCACGGAACAAACTCTTTCGGACGAAGCGCTTGCGCGTAAGCTGCAGGCTGAATGGGACCAGGAGCATGCGCTTTCAAACCCGCAGGCCGACACGCCTAGCGATGAGCTTACTTCGGCGCAATCAAACACCGGCGATAACGATCGGGAACCGACCAAACTGCAGAAGAAGGGCGTACTCTCATTGCAGTCATCCACAGGTACGGAAGACACTGTGTCTCTTGCGGTTCCTTTCGATCAGAGTCCTATCGCGTTCGATGCCTCCAAATATGCGCGCGAGCTGCAAGGACACTGGGCTTCGGAAGGTGGCGACGCTTCGTACGCCCTCTTGACCAGAGCTTTTGTGCTCGCAAACGCCACAACTAGTCGCATCAAGATCGTCGATACATTGGTCAATTTCCTCCGCGTGTTGATCGAAGCCGACCCATCCAGTGTGCTTCCCGCTGTATGGCTGGCGACTAATTCGATATCCCCTCCATACGACGAATTGGAGTTGGGACTTGGCGGGTCTTCAATATCAAAAGCACTTAAAAAGGTGTATGGATTGAACAGTCAAGGCCTTAAAACTCTTTATGACAAACACGGCGATGCTGGTGATGTGGCATTCGAGGCCAAAAAAAGACAGTCTTTTACATTGATGAAGCCCAAACCGCTGCGCATAAAAGGCGTCTACCAGTCGCTTAAGAAGATAGCTATGAGCAAAGGGAGTGGCAGTCAGGAAACGAAGCAAAGGATTGTGGAGAAACTTCTGCAAGATGCCCGTGGTGCGGAGGAGAGTCGATATATTGTTAGAACTCTGGTGCAGAATCTCCGCATCGGCGCTGTCAAAACTACCATGCTCATTGCACTTGCTAGGGCATTCCTGTACTCCAAACCAAAGGGGGCGGAATTTTCAATTTACTCTCAAAAGGAAATGgcgcagatgaagaaagaggaattAGCTGAAATCTACGGCAACGCAGAAGAGGTCGTGAAGGCGTCGTATGCGAGACACCCGGACTACGATGACCTCGTTCCCTGCTTGCTTGAAGTCGGGGCTACCGATGAACTTCTCGTTCGCTGCGGTCTTCAACTGCACATTCCGTTGAGACCCATGCTAGGCAGCATCACAAGAGATTTGTCAGACATGCTGACGAAGCTACAAGGCCGCGACTTTAGCTGCGAATACAAATATGATGGCCAGCGTGCGCAAGTGCATTGCGACGTACAGGGCAAAGTATCAATATTCTCCCGCCACTTGGAGAACATGACAGAGAAATACCCAGACCTGGTGTCTCTTGTCCCAGAAATTAGAGGAGAAGGTGTATCGAGCTTCATCCTCGAAGGGGAGGTTGTCGCCGTTGATCAAGAAACGGGCGAACTACAGGCATTCCAAATCCTAACCAACCGTGCGAAAAAGAACGTCGATATCGGAGCAATCAAGGTCAACGTGTGTCTCTTTGCTTTCGATCTAATGTACCTCAATGGCCAGCCACTGCTCGACCGATCACTCCGCGAGCGAAGAGAGCTGCTACGGAGCTTATTCGTGGAGATCCCCAAACGGTTCACATGGGTGAAGAGTCTAGACGCCACCTCAGCCGACTCCGAAGCAGTACTAGAGTTTTTCAAGAGCGCCACAGACACCAAATGCGAAGGCATCATGGTGAAGGTGCTTGACAACATGCCGAAACCTGATCTTGAAGGAGTGGAAACACCAGCTGTCGATACTGCTACCAACGGAACACCCACCACACCGGGCCAATCAACCACCAACATGACAGACAACAAACCCTCCAAAAACACCCGCCGAAAAGCCCTCCTGTCCACCTACGAGCCCGACAAGCGCCTCGAATCCTGGCTCAAGGTGAAAAAAGACTACAGCACCTCATCCGAAACTCTAGATCTGATCCCTGTAGCGGGCTGGCACGGCCAAGGCCGAAAGGCGAAATGGTGGTCCCCGATCCTCCTTGCGGTTCGGAATCCAGAAACTGGAAGTCTAGAAGCAGTAACAAAGTGTATGTCAGGCTTCACGGACAAATTCTACCAAGCCAACAAGGACAAGTACGCGGAGGGCACCCCCAATGTCATATCCCGTCCCAGCTACGTTGAATACTACGGCGAGCCAGACGTATGGTTCGAACCACAGGAAGTGTGGGAGATGGCGTTCGCGGATATCACGCTTAGTCCTACATACACGGCCGCTCTGGGGTTGGTCAGCGATGAACGGGGTCTGAGCCTGCGGTTTCCTCGATTCCTCAAAGTCAGAGAGGATAAATCGATCGATGAAGCTACCACGTCTGATTACTTGGCTTACTTGTGGAGGAAACAATCAGAACGGACGAagctggagggtggtggtgaggagggaccGACtgaagagcaggaggagtAATCAGATACTCGCGAACTTTAGAAGTGAGACACATATATACAATACACTTAATACATAAACCACCCCCTCTTTACAAAGTCCTCCATAGACTACCTGAATACCCTATGAAAACCATCACGTGCCCCTcttccctcaccaccaagtcATACCTACACCCACACACTCTCACAGACTTCACAGTACTGGATAGTAATCCCGGGATCGGGATCTCGATCCCCCGATCTCACCCTAACCCCAAACAAGCAAATTCCCCGATCCAACCGAATCCCGCACTAAACCCAAAACAACCTAACCCAAACGCGAAATCAACACGATATAAATTAAACTTTCATACGCGTCGCGTAAACACaaattttcctttttttttctctgcaGACTTCATTCAATTCAGCTAAGTGGCTGGCCGCACACGGGTcagtttcttttccttcccattTTCGGATAGAGAGCGGGGTCTTAAGACCTCAGCTAGTATTTCCTCGTAATTCTGgttattttgttttttcttattGTTTTACTTACTTTCCGTGTTGTATGTTGTAGTGTAGGGGACTTTTCTTGTGATGGTTTTTTACGGATTTACAGAGGATGTGGGTTTAATGGGTGGAAGTGTTGTTTGTGTTAGTACTGTATTGGGATTAGTATTATTGGTGTGTAGACATATCTGTTAATTACTACATGTTTTTTTGCGATTAGAGGATATGGTTGTGGATATTAGAATGTATGATTGCGTGACGTCAATGTCATCGACGGTTTACTTTTCGGTTTCAGATACCGTTCCTGATGATAATTTACAGGGTCGACGCGGTCTGCCAAGTGTAGACGTCATGAGTTGGACGTCGGTTAACCGAATTCTACAATAGCGTATTGATCAATTACTGGTTGTATTTGATGCATAATCGTATCTGTATGTGTACTATTGTATTCTGCTTGATCAAAGCAATATCATGAATATCTGTGGTTGATGGTAAGGGCAACGAACGTCAAGATTAACCGAACAGTGGGTCACACGATATGGCTTGCACACAAAGGAAATCAGTTTCCAATAGTCCTCTGGAAAACATGGCATAAAGAACAAGGGGTATGTAATATGGACAGATGGCGTGTACATTATTTCGATAATACCGGTCCATGACAGGGCGTGGCCGGATAACGCAAGGAAATTTGACTAGACATTGGATACAGTGGCGGGGTATGTAGGGGGTAGAACATAACAGTCATTAGGAGTCATAAGCAATGGGGTTAGGGGAAAATGCATAGACAAGAAGGGTAAAATCTGTACATCCAGatttatttgcttttttccgGTCGCAGCTCTTCACCGAGTTGGAGGACCATGGCAGGCCCCTTTCCGCGGTTCCTCGGGCTGTCCGTACTCGGCGGCAGCAGGCCGTCGAGATTAGACCTCTTTCGCTCCTTGTTGGCAAGGGGTGTTTTCGAGGGCCCTCCCGGCGTGCGACCGCCCCAGGGAGGTTGTGCCGGACTGGGTGTCACATTCACAAAGTCGGCAAAGTTGAACTGTTGGTTCGGGGTACCGAAGTTGGGGAagacgccgccgccgccaggAGTCGGGGTCAACGAGGGCAGAGCGGCGTGCTGGCTCGGAGGAGTCGACGGTGGGAAATCCCGCACCTGCTGAGACTTGGCTGGTGTTGGGGAATTGGCCAGGTACAGAAGCAAATCTGCTCCGTCTGCATGCCGCAATTGTCGGTCGTTCCGGGATAGACGGGCGTGCTTCGGAGGAGGCGTGCGGGGAGGTGAAGAGCCTGCCAGAGAGCTGACATGCTGAAAACTGTGGACAGGGAGGTCGGGGTCATTGTCGTCTTCTGAGTGATGAGGATACGCCGGTGAAGAATACTCGGGTATATCTGACatgaagggaaggggaaggtgtCGGTTCAGGTGCTGTCGGTTGAAGCCTGGAGACGATTCGGGCAGGTGGTGTGAACTCTTCCAAGACACCCGGGGGGCTTTGACCGTACGATCTGTAATCGAGTCGGATCGCAGACGCTTCCGGCTGGCAGACAGCATAGGCTGCATGGCCTTGGAGTCGAAAGTTGCGGCATGTCGATTCCGAGACGATCGAGGGAGCTCCTTGGAATATGACGAGTTTGGCAAGGGAGGGGGAGTCAATGGGGTTTCACTCCGGCTGTGCGAGACCTCCGACGAAGAATCCGACGGCCTGTCACTTCCCAAGCACACCTGTATTCCGCCATTATGGTTTGGTCCGAGTGCCTGTAAACGTCCATTCTGATACTTGACTTTGGCGAGGCCTAACCGATCCTGGAGGCTAAGGGACACCTAGTGGTAAAGACACGCATTCAATTAGACTTGGCTTGGACGGACAAGGGAGAGAGGGTAAAAGTAAAATTTCAGGCCACATCATACAGAGCAAGAAAAGTGCACATACCTGGGCAATGTCAATTTTGCGGATCGTCCTCTCCGAAGTTGACGGTTGAGTAAGAGCCATTGCTCGGGAATATCGAGGACAGGGAGCGCTATTCAGCCGATAGAAGAGCTGTGGTAGTGGGCATCGACCGACGACGGCAGATGAAGTGCGGGCCCTGGGAGAGTCAAGGGCTTGAAACCACGTCCAAGTTCGAAGTGGAGGAGTCAAGTCGGTGGTGCActagggagggggaggaaaggctgaggagaggaggagtcTGCAATGGGATCCAATTGGTGATTGGTGAACGGAGTGacgagccagccagccagtgaGTAAGAGAGAGCAATAGTTAGCTCACCAGAGCAAGTTTAGTCGGTGGTTTTAGTTGAGGTTAGTTTGGGTTCGGGTCAGCAAAAGGAAGGGAGGCTATGGGCCTAAAGCAGCCACGAACTCTGGGGAAATCCCTTCTTCGTTTAGCGCCCACGGGCACGGAAGCGGCGAGAATAGCTGGTATGTATGGAAAGTCGTCCGGGCCTGCCTGGGTAACCTGCAACATCAAAGGAAAACGGTCTTTGTGTTGGGAATGCGGAAAGGGCCCAAAAGTTTCTTCAATTTGAGGGCGGGTGGTGGATAAAGAGGGTGCCATCGTCGCCAGTTGAGCCAAGggatgtttttttctttgccctCTCTGACGGATGGATTCCCCGGTCGCCGTCAATAGCAGCTGAATTCCTTACAGGTGACAGACTTGATAATTGATGCATCTCATTCTCCTAATTGACACGActctgctttttcttttttatcttttcttcttctttttacaTCCCCTATACTCCATGACTCGTGAAGGCTTTCACGTTATACTACACAAAAAAAGATACACAAGGAGACGCTGCGACTCGCTTCTGAAGCAGCCGCAGATAACTCTCGTCCCCTCTGAACCAATGAATCCTGCGATCATCTCGGAATGCACCAGCGCACCACTGGTCAGACACATGCCACAGAATTCTCcgatccattcattcctgCCCCTCTCTTTGTCTCGCCCGCAGCATTTCTTCAGCCGTGCGATTGTGGAGAGAGGAATTCCTCCCTCACTTGTCTCAGCAATCAATTGATCGAACACAAAAACAAACCTTCCATTGATCGGTGTCTGCCGACCGTGGGTATACTCGGTATACCCTGTACTggctccgtcttcttcttccccccttttgGCATGTCTGCTGCAGAACAGGTAGAGTAACCAGAGTTTGTCCAACTCATCTCTACACATAGGCTGCTTATACTTTCCAGATtgtggggggggggggttaaGCAGATAATCAGTGTCAACAGCATCTGGGTGTGATGAACACGGCAGTCAATGACTGAGTATCGGCCATATGGCTCACGATATCGCTCGACTGGAACAGAGAGCAAGTCGTGAAGTAGGCGTTAGAGCAAGCTCTTCTGGGGCATGCGGATCATTGTAAATACGCCTTTGCGGCGGCTATGGACCGACAGTGCGACGCTTCGGGTTTGGCTGGACGGGCGTTCAGTACTACTATGTAGGACCCCGAGCAGTGATACCCGACATTCTAAACTCATCTTCCCGTTGCTTCTGTTGCCGCAGTTGTCTCCGGGTTTGCCTTGTGCTCTTGAGCGTTGATACATACCCGCTAGTGGAGATCACTGTTTTAAGGGAAGTGATCATCTGTTGTTTGCTCGATAGCTACTGTTGTAGCTCTGGAGCTCATTAGCAGATCGAATGCCCATGATTATTCAGCGGAATACAAGAAACAGAGAAATGCAAGCCAGCCCTACGATAGTGGAGACTAGAGGTTCTCGTGCAATGAAAAACCAGAGAGAGCGAGATTTACTAGAGACGACCCAAAACTTGCGAAAGCACTGATAATTAGAGATAATGCGACACGGGACGAGGTAATGGGACCCCAGTAGCAAAGAAACAGGGAACGCAAAAAGCATGACGTGTACGAAGAGCGGCTAGCATGCACTTAGCAGAGAAGTAGTATCCTCAAAGCCTCTCAGAGTAAGCACTTAAGTAAGtgctactacgtactacagCTAAGAGAAGAAAGGTCCGCGGGCGGTTCTGATTGGGACTAAACCCCACAGGAACCAAAACAGCAATGCCGAAGTCATGAGATATGCAGAAGATTCGCGAGGATTTGGACGGATGATGACATTGCGTTTAAGCGAATCAGTCCGAGCAACTTGGGAGCGTGATAAGGGACAGAAGAGGTGGCAGGCTCCGGCGCCGACTTACAGCCCCCAAGGAAGCCAACGAGATACTAACGGGGAGAAATATTAGCAGGATCCATCCAggtttggggatggatggatctggATTTCTGCTTATTGCGGACTGGCCCCGTCTCTCGCTGCAGGGTCTAAACCCTTCCGGGTAATCTCAGACCTTCCAGGCAAACTGGCAGCTGTGGCTGATAAGgaaaggagagaggggatgACGACCCCCGAAGGCACCACCACTtacactaactaactagatacTAActtacactactactaatctTTTAGTCCTTTAGTCCTTTTGGTagttgggtggttggggcTCTGGCGTCCTTTTACTTTCCTTTCTGCTAGCCTGGTACTCTACTCTGTGCCGGAGATACTCCGTGTTGCAGAAATCCATCGAAGCAATCATGGAAGCCATCATCATAGAAACGGGAAGTCTGATTGATTGCTGCAACACGGTTCATGccgagagaaaaggaaagaggaataGTTAGGGAGGGGCAAAAGAGGACGAAACATAATTAGAACAATGTCAACCACACTCCGATGCCAACTTCTAATTAGTTACTTGTTTGTGCTTGGGACGAAGTTCCTGGTACCGTCCTCGCAGTCCCATGCTCTTTTCCACTGGACGTGCTGGAGACATAAGACTCTTGGTTTTACTACTTTAGTGTTGGTGAGACTTAAGGGGTCCCAAGTTCTTCTCCCTACAAAAGCATTGACTTTTGCGCGGTCCCTATCTTTTAGCTAGttatcatcctcgccaattTTGACTAgaaatctttttttccttatctacacccccccccccttttttttttttttgccatCCTGCAGAGGGCCCGGTCTACCCTGAAATTTGAGACTCCAAGTTACTCCGGGAGCAGATAACCCTCCAGGGTCATTAAGGGTCAGATACAAGCCCcatttgggggggaagaggggataggattgggggggggaggggaggagggggcaaaTTTGACTTGCTGGAGACAACGACTGGACATTTCTAGTCAGCACGCAGGAGCAAGTGTGATGCAGAGGCTAACAAAGTAGCTAGCAAGCACCGCCAACGGAGACAAATATAGCCGGCGATCGTCTTGGCTCCACCGTCTCGGGTGGTGAGACGGTGAAACCAAGAAGGCTATCTCTTCCCGCCCGTTGGCCAGTGGCCGCCAGCCTACGTAACACATCCTTGTCTATTCGCAACGGACaagaagctgcagctggaTGCGCCCCACTGCAAGAGTGGCAGTTGCGGTTTCTTAGTGCCTGGAccaatttttctttttttttcccttcttttcttttttctcttttataaATTGGTGTTAATTAttaccatcatcattattatattagtatatttagaaCGATAatttgattattattgttattattatcatcatcatcgtgggcaagcgagagagagagaggtacCATATTAATCACTCTCTCTATTGCATACCTCTCACACTGTACCTTGAAACAGGACGGGAATGGCTTTTGTGTGTTGCTTTTTTGGAAAAAGTCTTGCCTCCCCGAAGACCGATGATCGGGTTCGATTTGATTTTCTCTACGTAGGTGGGAACAGATGGAGgctggaagggaagatgagCCGATAATCAATGTCGTTCAGCCGAGTTTAGTTCATCATATTAGTGGTCAGATCTTGATTCAACCGAAGACAGTAACCACCAACCCAAGCGGATAGTCGTAGTAGTATGTAACTAACTGGCTCACTAAATTCAAGCCACGCAATGagacaagaaaagaacagaacAAGCTTTGGGTTCGAAAGGAGTAACTGGATCTAGGTCCTTCGCCTACGCCGATTAGAGACAGGTGAGATTGCATTATTATTTGCTGTCTCACATACCAATGACATTATTGTTCGCGATTAGCTCTTAGTCCAGGCACTAATCGACTCCATCCTGATTTCTCTcgctctcactctcactctctgtCTCCATGCTTGCTtgcctgcttgcttgcttgctggctGTTCTTTGCCAATTAATTATTCTCGTTTGTTCCTTTTCCctattttccctttttttttttttatttttttaccttttcccttctcctctttcccttctccccccttctGCCTGTCCTGCCCccccatctctctccctcccctcttttctccctcttcccctcggAAAGTCCCTCGTTCCTTGTTTCTAGGATCATTCctgttttttaattttttattccTTAATTCTTTTCTATCCCCAATCATTCCACTTCATCCTTCCTGCCAACTCGCTAGATGGACTCCCGCTAAGTCAATTGTCACTTGACgttccattccattccagccTTTCCTCTCGTTTATACTTTCACCCTCGCCCGGTTCCTGGATGCCACT
It contains:
- a CDS encoding putative DNA ligase I (COG:L;~EggNog:ENOG410PJZ1;~InterPro:IPR012308,IPR012309,IPR036599,IPR012310, IPR016059,IPR000977,IPR012340;~PFAM:PF04675,PF01068,PF04679;~go_function: GO:0003677 - DNA binding [Evidence IEA];~go_function: GO:0003909 - DNA ligase activity [Evidence IEA];~go_function: GO:0003910 - DNA ligase (ATP) activity [Evidence IEA];~go_function: GO:0005524 - ATP binding [Evidence IEA];~go_process: GO:0006281 - DNA repair [Evidence IEA];~go_process: GO:0006310 - DNA recombination [Evidence IEA];~go_process: GO:0051103 - DNA ligation involved in DNA repair [Evidence IEA];~go_process: GO:0071897 - DNA biosynthetic process [Evidence IEA]), which encodes MSSPAKKRKRDDPASASQRTRSIASFFQGQAAKQAERTQQEFEAVHEAPTEQTLSDEALARKLQAEWDQEHALSNPQADTPSDELTSAQSNTGDNDREPTKLQKKGVLSLQSSTGTEDTVSLAVPFDQSPIAFDASKYARELQGHWASEGGDASYALLTRAFVLANATTSRIKIVDTLVNFLRVLIEADPSSVLPAVWLATNSISPPYDELELGLGGSSISKALKKVYGLNSQGLKTLYDKHGDAGDVAFEAKKRQSFTLMKPKPLRIKGVYQSLKKIAMSKGSGSQETKQRIVEKLLQDARGAEESRYIVRTLVQNLRIGAVKTTMLIALARAFLYSKPKGAEFSIYSQKEMAQMKKEELAEIYGNAEEVVKASYARHPDYDDLVPCLLEVGATDELLVRCGLQLHIPLRPMLGSITRDLSDMLTKLQGRDFSCEYKYDGQRAQVHCDVQGKVSIFSRHLENMTEKYPDLVSLVPEIRGEGVSSFILEGEVVAVDQETGELQAFQILTNRAKKNVDIGAIKVNVCLFAFDLMYLNGQPLLDRSLRERRELLRSLFVEIPKRFTWVKSLDATSADSEAVLEFFKSATDTKCEGIMVKVLDNMPKPDLEGVETPAVDTATNGTPTTPGQSTTNMTDNKPSKNTRRKALLSTYEPDKRLESWLKVKKDYSTSSETLDLIPVAGWHGQGRKAKWWSPILLAVRNPETGSLEAVTKCMSGFTDKFYQANKDKYAEGTPNVISRPSYVEYYGEPDVWFEPQEVWEMAFADITLSPTYTAALGLVSDERGLSLRFPRFLKVREDKSIDEATTSDYLAYLWRKQSERTKLEGGGEEGPTEEQEE
- a CDS encoding uncharacterized protein (COG:S;~EggNog:ENOG410PMUJ); amino-acid sequence: MALTQPSTSERTIRKIDIAQVSLSLQDRLGLAKVKYQNGRLQALGPNHNGGIQVCLGSDRPSDSSSEVSHSRSETPLTPPPLPNSSYSKELPRSSRNRHAATFDSKAMQPMLSASRKRLRSDSITDRTVKAPRVSWKSSHHLPESSPGFNRQHLNRHLPLPFMSDIPEYSSPAYPHHSEDDNDPDLPVHSFQHVSSLAGSSPPRTPPPKHARLSRNDRQLRHADGADLLLYLANSPTPAKSQQVRDFPPSTPPSQHAALPSLTPTPGGGGVFPNFGTPNQQFNFADFVNVTPSPAQPPWGGRTPGGPSKTPLANKERKRSNLDGLLPPSTDSPRNRGKGPAMVLQLGEELRPEKSK